From the Argentina anserina chromosome 3, drPotAnse1.1, whole genome shotgun sequence genome, the window AGCAAtgcttgaatgtgttaagtgtctatgtgttagGAAGACTGCTGATGACCGTTGATGACCCTATTTGCATGATCGATTCTAGGATGAGAAAAGATACCTACGGCATAGACGTAATTGAGTTTAGATTTCGATTTCTTGATTCCTtatgtgatttgtttggtgattgcttaaGTGTGTGTGTTATTGAGCACTTGCGtgaatttgttgttgtttggttTGTGATTCAATTACTAGTTGGATCCTTGGTTTGTAACGATactctcttgctttatactactaacgatgttTACAtgattaatattgatgtcgagtaatcgaactgaTCATCTGGTAACCCAAGACATGTCTACTAACCAGAGTATCTTATACGCTTATACAAGTAATACCTAAACTCAATATTCTATACGTTATTATTAGTATTGGTTATTATTAGTACTGGTAGTGCCATCTGAACTTCTATTTTCAGCTGAGGAGCTACCAGTTGCATCATGAAATATTGCAATAGCGCCATGTGATTCTTCAGCAGTAACCACTGGCTCTGGAAGTAGTTGTCCTTTATCAGTCTTGAAATTTGCAGCGGATGCTAGTTCGTGAAGTGCTTCAGCAATCTTCTCAACACAAGTTACGACTTCAATAAGAAGCAACGCCACCGCAGCCGATGTTACTGTTTCCATCACCTTGGCATCTTTCCATATGCCTCCTCTCAGCAACGACATGAGACTCTCAGCTGCTGCTTTTGAGACTGTAATGTGGTGGTCAGCTGATGATGATAGAGTCATATTCTTGAGTGCTGCAGCTAATTCCTTAAGAGCTTTCCCGGTTTCGATGCAAATATTGGTGCCTTGTTCTTGAATTTTGTTTCGGATTTCGGCAGGTGCCTGGATTAGGAATACCACTGGCTTGTTAGATTTGAACTTGAAATTTATAATATGGTGGTTTAAAGCAGATTTTGTTTAAttagtatatgtatatatatacctgaATTTCATTGTTCAGGTAAGTATGAAGAGCCTCGATTTTATAGGCACATTGCCTACTTGCGGCTCCAACATTCAAATACTTTTTCCATGGGTGGCGGAACTTGAACTTGCCATGACCTGGTTCCCACCATGCCAAGTTGGCCTgcaaatgaaaacaaatattcaCCATTAGCGAACTAGCATATGCATATATCTAGCtaactaaaaaaaaaccagTAAGCGTAGGCATGAATATCTTGAATTTTCTTTCATGAATAGAGgaaattgtcaaaataatgGATAGGTTCGTATTGTATGCGTGTAACTTCTTTCCATTCCACATCTATGTATTTAAACATACCATAAAGTCTTCGGGGCCTTTTGATGTAAGAACACTTTTATATTGCTTAAGCAAAGATTTGGTAACACTTGATAACAACCCATTCTCTTGCATGTCAAAATATTCAGATCCAAATCCTGTAAATTATACGTAAAAATAGTGCTTAGCTAGTCATTTGTTGTAATCACATGTATGAAGGATGCAGAAAATAACAGATTGATGATAGCATATATACAGACCTTCCATAGAATCCCCAAGCTTGTCAATGTTACTCGCAACCAAATTGTGGAGATCGACTCCAATCCACACAGGGCAGATGCAAAGAGAAATTATAATAGTAGTACAGCCTCCTATGGAAACCGTTGATATCCTAATGTGTGCCATCTCTAGTATCTCGTAGTCGCGGTAGCCAGATACCGAAACCAAGCTGTAGGTCAATATGAATATCACCAGGAAGTAGTCATGCCTTGCCTTTAACAAGGGGAAGAATCTCAGGAAGGTCATAATTGCAGCTGCAAATTAAATATGATCGGAAAAGTGTTAATTAGTTTGTGTAACATATCACGCTAGCTACTAAATTGTGTGCTTCAAACTCTCACTTAATTAGAAGTACTATATGTGTATGCAGGGAACACACCTACAACAAAGACGAAAAATCCAACCAATATGGGCTCCGCGATTTCTCCTCCCCAAAGAGTTGTTATGTGATGAGCTCCAACAGCTAGAGGACCAGCTATTATTGTTGCCACCATTCTATTTAAACCCCTTTCTAGGGTTCCTCCTGGagaatgaaagaaaacaaaattaggAGCGGGGTAACAAGACGCCATATTATTTAGGTTACATGATCATCACTagatttccaacaacttcagCACAACCACACCGTATTTTTTTGAGTGGCTTGCTAAGGGAGAGGACATCTAAGAACCATCATATATTAACGGCATCTGAGTTCTTTGACAGATGCCTTTCAATTATGCATGAGGCAACCTTCTCTGTAATTAGTACTTACCAGCTGTGTACTCAAAGACAAGGGCCACAGTCAAGATAGCCCACATTGCATCGACACCGAATCCATCAATCGGTCGAAAGTAATAAAACAGACAAACCAAGGTCAAAGCCAACCCTACTTTGCCCGAATGAATGATCCTTCTCGGATCATCCTTCCCGAGCTTCTTCGCCTTTCTCGCTACCTCCACTACCTTACCCCACGAATTTTCCGGCGCCGCCTTTATCCACTGCAGAACGCGGCTGAAAGGCCCTCCACTGCAGCCGGCGGTCTCCACACCATTAGTATCTGCATAAGTCATCTATGCCAAGCAAGCAAGGCAATGCAAAGGAGGATCAGagaagaattgaagaagaagatcgagCAGATCTAGCTAGCTCAAATATAGTGTTGCTGTGCGGAAAACGTTATGCGGTAGTCACAAATATATAGAGGCCAGGTAACAAGAAGAGCTGCGAGATCAAGCGGATGAAAGACAGTAAGAAACACGTGCACATGCAATCAACACGTACTTTGATTAATGATGTGGGGGATGAATCGTACGGGAACGTCCCTTAAAGTTGGATAGTCAAATTATCATAAAAGAATTTTGGTTATCAAGTTAGGCAAGTTTTAAAATGGTCCGTTACCTATAGGACCCATTCTTTAGTCATATTACGTGGCATGCTGTGATTGACTGGGAGTCCAAAATTTTCGCTCTATGTGATACCACTTTCTGTAACGCTCCAAACTGTAATTCACCAGCTTAAGTACGTCACTGTGTCGTGAATCTCTAAAACATAAATTGAAAACTTGAATTACATTTTAAAGAAACATAAGTTATTTTGTGTAAAAACTATTTAGATAAGCACAAcagaaatttaaaataaattgtGAGGTATATATGTCCGTCCAGAACTCGATACAATAAATAGATTGAAGTTAATAAACTTTGG encodes:
- the LOC126787216 gene encoding aluminum-activated malate transporter 2-like, giving the protein MTYADTNGVETAGCSGGPFSRVLQWIKAAPENSWGKVVEVARKAKKLGKDDPRRIIHSGKVGLALTLVCLFYYFRPIDGFGVDAMWAILTVALVFEYTAGGTLERGLNRMVATIIAGPLAVGAHHITTLWGGEIAEPILVGFFVFVVAAIMTFLRFFPLLKARHDYFLVIFILTYSLVSVSGYRDYEILEMAHIRISTVSIGGCTTIIISLCICPVWIGVDLHNLVASNIDKLGDSMEGFGSEYFDMQENGLLSSVTKSLLKQYKSVLTSKGPEDFMANLAWWEPGHGKFKFRHPWKKYLNVGAASRQCAYKIEALHTYLNNEIQAPAEIRNKIQEQGTNICIETGKALKELAAALKNMTLSSSADHHITVSKAAAESLMSLLRGGIWKDAKVMETVTSAAVALLLIEVVTCVEKIAEALHELASAANFKTDKGQLLPEPVVTAEESHGAIAIFHDATGSSSAENRSSDGTTSTNNNQY